ACTGGCTCCAAACAGGAAACCGTCTACGACAATGTCCTCAAGGAGTACACCGAATGGTTCAACTACCGCTTCCCGGATTGGGAAAATGCCCAGGCCGCCGACTACCTGCTTGCTGACTACGCAAACTTCATCACCTACACAACCGATACAGGCAGAGAAGTCGACTTGACCAACTTCATGTCAAGCTATGGATACGTATCTCAAGTCACTCTGGACAATGTGTACGGTAATACCAGCGTAGAGGCTTACTACAACAACATCCTCGTTCCGCAAGTTCGCTTGCAGCAGGACCTAGAAGGCCAAGTCATCACCAACCAGAGCAAATACCAAGCGTCCTTACTCACCAACTACAAGTTCACCGGTGACCGCCTGAAAGGCGTTTCAGTCGGCGGCAGCCTGCGTTGGCTAGATAAGAAGTCCATCGGCTACTACGGCATGGCAAGCGGCAACGGCGGCGACGACTACCTCGATCTATCGGACGTAACTCGCCCCATCTACACGCCTGCCCAAACCTACTACGACTTCTGGGCAGCATACCGTACCACGATCATGAACGAATCCGTAGACATGAAGATCCAGCTCAACGTGGTCAACGCATTCGAGAGCGGCGGTCTGCAGGTCGTCGGGGTCAACCTAGACGGAACGCCTTACGCATACCGTATCATCGATCCTCGCACCTTCCAGCTCTCCTTGTCCTTCGACATGTAGAGCGAAGCATTCCCCGCGAAATGCCAGAGGCGTCCCATCGGACGCCTCTTTTTTTGTATCCAATCCCTGAACGATCCGGAGCGGATAAAACTAAGTTCCGCTAACGGAATTCCGCTCAATCAGGGATATCGGTAGGGTCCGTACTTTCTCTTCAACTACAGATCCGGCAATGAGTTTATCCATCATTTCGACCGCTCCCTCCGCCATTTCCTGCAGAGGCTCTTCAATCGTAGTCAAGGGAGGAGAAGAGATCGCGGAGATGCCCTCATTCTCTCCTCCCACGATCGAAATGTCCTCTGGCACCTTCAGGCCCATGACATAGGTCAAGATGTGCAAGGCCTCCAAAGCCTGATAACTAGAGCCGGGTATGAAGATGGAATCCGCTCCGGACTTGGCTATCCGAGTAATGGCCGCCAAGCGAGCTGACGTATCATCGAGAACCATACTAAACGGATCTACCGTTAGACCGGCGGATTCGATGCCATCTCGGAATCCTCGCAGTCTCTCTTCGTGCGGCAGAGTCTTTTGGGCAAAGAAAGCCAGCTTCTTTTTGCCACGAGCGATCAGATAATCTGCCGCTTTTCGCCCCGCGTCGTAGTGATCGGACCTAACGCTGTACTGATGGCCGGATACATCGAACTTATCCATATAGACAACCGGCAACCTCGTTTCCATTTCAGCCAGGAAACGTCCAAAATTCGAAACGCAATTGATGGCAATGATACCATCCAAAAACATTTTCGGCAGGTCCTCCATCGGATTAGCCGGAAAGGAGACCGCGATATCCCGGTGCGATAGAGCAAACGCGAGGTGAGAAGTCAGGTTTGCCGTATAGCCTTCAAGTCTATCTGAACTAAAAGGATCTGTGAGGATAGCCACCTGCCGCATTCTCGCAGAAAGCTGCGGTCGAATGTTCAGCTCCTTCGCAGCCTTGAGAATTCGATCCCTCGTCTTTTGCGCTACATTCGCGCGGTTGTTTAGGACCCGACTAACCGTTCCTGACGAGTAGCCAGAAATCCGAGCCAGATCATAGATCGTCGCCTTCCTGTCATCGCCTGAACCTTCATTCGATTCGACCTTTTTGGGCATTTACCTTCGCATGTTGCGGAAGGACCCAAACAGCGGGCGCCGAGAAATGGGGTGTTCGGCAGAAATGGCCCTTCCATGAAAACTAGGCAAGAAACCTGTATCTCTAACACTCAGGATGCAAGAAAAGATCGTCACCTTCGGCAAGATGCTGATCTAAATAACTTGTTGCTCAGCGAGGGACGCAGAGCACACGTCGCGTCGGCAAAACCCAAAAACGCTCAAATCAGGCGTTCGCCCTGATGCCTTTGATGGCAGAGTGCGTCAATTTTTCATGGGAAGCCGTACTCCATGCGAACAAGTCGGGCCGATCGCTTTGGTCACTGGAGTTTCGGGAAACAACTCTGTATCGCTCCGAAAACTGAGGCATGCCCACGGTTGAGTGGCCTCTCATTTCAGCATCCAGGCGAGCCGCTGCTTCATAACCTAAAGTCTCAAGCGCGCAATCGATACTGCTTAGCGTGATCTCCGAAAACTCGCAAAGAGCTTCGTTATTGCCCACCCCCAGCACTGAAATTTCGCTCGGGACATCGTAGCCAAGACCCACTGCTGTCGAGATGACAGTTAAAGCGTTCAAATCACTTCCCGCCATCACCCCTAAAGGCTTACGAAACTCGTCCAGAGATGCTTTGAGATCATCGAACGCCACGACAGAAACAAATGCCCCGCAATTGTCCGCAGCATCCAGAAAGCCTTCCATTCGTTCCTTCTCTCCTGCAATACTGTGATCAGCCACGTAAAGCAAATGGCTAAACCCTTGGTCCCTAAGATGTTCCGCCCCGATTGCCCCTACCCTAAAATGATCAATACCTACGGGCGATTCGCATCGGAAAGAGTCGAATGAATCCAAAACCACCGATGAAAGGTCCCCTCGCCCGAGCAATGCGTCCAGATTTTCCGAGCTTTGACCAGGGCGGAAATTCGCTATGATGCCGTCCCCCTTCCAGTGAGACAGATTTGGCAGGTGGCGAGAGTACCTCATACGGGTATCCAGATCCCAACCATGCTCGCCAGCGAACCGAGCCACCCCTTTGAAAAGCCGTTCATCCCAATCCTGAATGCCAACCATAACCCGGCGTCTCTTCTTAGAAAAACTATCTGCTTTCATCTTGTCTCGATTCATCTGCTCTCGGACCAAATCCACAACTCGAGTGCCGTTTTCCGATCCCTACTTAAGAAATTGTTCAGAGCCGAAACTCGATGGGTTCCCGTTCATGAGTCACCGAGAATCGCTCTGAAATTTTCGAATGCAGCATACTCTCACGCAAATGAACGGAGCATGAAGAGCGGGTCGATCCACCCCCTAAGGAGTCGAAAACGGCGAATCTTTGCGCCTCTACGAAGGGACCCGAAACAAGGAAAACACCCTAACTATTAAGCTGCAATTTCGCGCTACATTTACGCATAAACCGGGAATTCTCCCCCGAAAAACCAAGTCTCAAGCGAGGACCGATTTCTCCCTGAATTAGGGCAAAACGCCAAGGCCTCTGCTGAAATCCTACAGAAAGTCGCATAATGGGGGAAGAAAGAGGGGCCAGCTCCTCAATTAGAGGAAAATATCGCCGATCCACACCGTGTCATTACTTAGTTTCGAATCACTTTCAAAAACGACGAAGAAAAACAACGACTAGCCCAATCAATCCGGATGGCAATGGACGCTTCCCGCGTCTCTCGCCTAGCGGCCGCTGTGCCTATTCAAAACTCCATTTGAATCTAACAAACCCATGAACCGACCCGATCCATCGAGCAGCTAGCGAGCTCTCTCTGATTATTCGCCAGATGCCCCCAAAAGACGAAATCTCTTTTGACATGCCAGATGTAAGTTCGAAGGACAGCATTCCCGCTTTCCGCTACTCGAGCTCGGGCGCTGTGCACGAGGATCAAGAGCTTCAAAACGCCGTCCAGCATAAGCTGGACGAGATAAAGCGAATCACCGAGGAGCGGAAAAAGGAACGCGAGTTCCAAGCCCGCAAAGGGGAAATCTACCTGACGACTCGCTCGGTCTTCGCCCGCGCCCTTTGCGCCGTGGTCGCGAGCTACCTCTACTTCCTGCCGGATGGCTTTGGCATGAAGCTTTTCGGCATCCTCCTCTTTTTCGGAATTCTCGAAGGAGTTCGGAAAATATCACCCAACATCAAACCTCCTACCGAAATGCGAGAGACGATCGAGAACTATGTCGCGATCTTCTTTTCGTTGGCCATTCCCTACACGTTTCTGGGAAGCGAGGATCAGGAGAGGATCGGAATCGCCTTCCTCGTTAGGCAGCTGGAGCTCCTTTGGGAGTACCTGCTGGGATAAGAAGTCATGAGCGTCCACCTCTTCCTCAGGCTTATCGCCCTCTACTTCGTCGCTTGGATCGTGGGGCCCTACTACCTTTTCACGGTTCCAGAAGGCAGGCAGCTGAAGGACAGGACCATGTCCACCATCATCGATGCTTCCGCCTACACGGACTTAGCCAAATACAACAAAAGCCCCTTCTTGGCATCCGATATTGATCATTCCGTCAAAATGATGCCATCGGATCATCTTCACGCACTCCGCCTGCGCGCGACTTACATGCCTCGTTACGCCATGATACCTCTTTTTAGAAAAACGGGGGAGATAGCGGGACCGGTGCTAGGAATGCGGCCTGAAAACCGAGCTCAAAGCTATGAGCTCGGCTTGCTACTGATGGCCTTTCTCTCCGGAGCAGCGGCTATTTTTCTCCTGTTGATAACTAAGAAACACCCGAAATCAGCCTATATGGCAGTTATCGTAGCATGCTTTTTCGTGGGCGAATCCGTCCGCGAGTACCATTTGACTACTCTGTTCGAACTGGCCTCCATATTCTGTATCGGGGCCACGATGCTCTCGGCCAACGCCATACTTAAACGGATCGGCTACAAGTAGAGACCTGACAGAACCAAACGAGGTCCGCGTCTATTCCCCGCTGGAGATCCTGAAGAGACCGGCTCCATGAAAAGGAATGACTGGCGAGAAAATGCCATCAACTTCCCCCAGATCCTCCCGCTTCCAAAGGTCGCGAATCGTCACCGTTCCCTCAAAATCAAGCAGCGATAGATCCACAGGGACCGCAATTCCGGGCTCGACACTCTCGTTGCCATCTCGAGCCACGCTCACAAGGAATCGAGCTTCGCCCAGCTCCGATGATCCCCAGCTCTCGACAATGCCTTTGGCAGTAAATCGCTCCACCCCATCTGGGAGATCGTAGAAAATTCGAGCCGGGGCCTGGGCTTGAATCCCCAAAGCCGTTCCCGATTTGTCCACCCGGACTTTCGCGCTATCCCAGAGGGAATCTGCGAGGCTCCACTCCAAATCAGTCAATGGCTTGGTAGTCCCATCTTCGAAATGCAAAGTCGGCTCACTCCAAAAACCGTGATCGAACTGAGCCCCTTCCAGAATGCCGTCAAAGGTGAGGAAGAGCTTCGTGCCGCGACTAATACCGACCGCGATATCAGCCTCAGAATCACCACCGCGTTCCAAGGTTTCACTCACGTAATCAGCGTGTTCAGCCCCCAAGCGGACGCGATCTCGGGCATTGAAAACCGCCAAATACTTATCGCCGGAGCCAGCCACATCTGCAACCCACGCGATGAGGTCATCATTCTCGAAAAGCGGCTTGTTGTTCTCGCTGTCCTGATTGACCGCGAGCACCTCGTCATTAGTCAGCAGGTCCAAGGTAAAGTCATCCAGCTTTGCCAAGTCGCCTCCCATCATCAAAGGCGAGCGAGCGATACTCCATAGAGTCATGACCGTGTACTGCTCGTCCTCGGTGAATCGGGTGCTGCGTTTTCCCAATTCCAAAACTCCAAACGGCAACATATCCGCATCTGGCCAAGAACCAGGGATCCGGTACTCATTCCAATTCGCGAGTTTGGTGAATTGCTCCCGCACCGGCAGCCAACGGTCCCAGAAATCGTCGCTGATACGCCATAGGTTAGCATGCTTCTGGGCGTGCTCTGCCGCAGATAGCGCCGTCGCCCCAGGAGATAAACTAAGCACCATGGGCCGACCTGTTTTATCTATCGCCTCCCGGATAGCTTCGATCTCAGCCTCATGATCGTGGTAAGGACGCGAGATATCGTCGACCTTGACATAGTCTACCCCCCATTCTGCAAACAAACTGAAGACTGAGTCGTAGTATTCTTGAGATCCCGGTTTCGACATATCCACCCCATACATATCCGGATTCCAAGGACAGAAACTGTCCGTGTTGGCGATATCTTTAGCGTGTAGGTCTGTGCCAAATACAGGCAAATTCTTTTCAACCGCCTGACGGGGAATTCCTCTCATCAAGTGCACTCCAAACTTCAGACCCTTTCCATGAACATAAGCCGCCAGGTCCTTGAACCCCTTACCGTTCTCCGACGATGGGAAACGGTTGACCGCAGGCTGAAGCCTTCCGTATTCATCCATCACGAGTACCGCATCCGAGCGATAGGCATGGCTCTCAGCTCCCGGTTCGTACCACTGGATATCGACTACGACATACTCCCAGCCATGAGCCTTGAGCTTGCTCTCCATCACGTCAGCCTGCTGCTTAGTTTGAGCTTCCGTAACAGTGGTCGCGAAGTTATCCCAACTATTCCATCCCATCGGAGGCGTAGTTGCCCAGTCATGGAAATCTTTTGAGGAGACTGAAGTTAAAGGGCTGGATACAACGGCAAGAGCCATTGCTCCATAAAGAAGCAGGTCGGAGTTCATACGCGGATACTCAAATGGGTGGGGTTAAATCTATAATCCCGGAATACTCCCACTTGGAGCACCCTGAGATCGATGAACTCTATCTCCCAGAGAAGTTCTCCGGTCAACCGAGAAGCTACCCGATTCGCCTATTCCACCGCACAATGTGGACGCCCTCGCGCGTCGAAACGCACCCGAAGCAACAGATCTTTTCTCTGGAAAAAGCCGCCCTCTGCCCCGGGTTTAAAACGTGAGTTTTTGATGAGCCTAAGCGCTACCCTCGCTACGATCGGACTGGTTTCCGAAAGTACAGTATGGTCGACACTATAGCCTTTGTCATTCACCCCGATAGCGATGAGAGCTTCCTCACCCGTAACCGCGCTGGCCAAAGATTGCGGGACCTCTAGCGAAGCGACTCTTTCGATCTCCGGCTCTCGACTCTGGATTTCCCTCACCGGGATCAATCGTCCATTTCGCTTACCAAGCTTCTTCTCGGTGGGAGCGAAGTATATCTCCTCTCCCCCTGAAAAGAAGTGATAGTGATAAACACCACGATTCAGGTCATCGAAAGCCAACTCCGGCGAAATACGAATGGAAGCCGCCTTCTCTGCTTCCAAATCAGGGATCTCAAAGGGCAACAAAAACTCCCGTCCATCCATCGCGTACAGACGTAGCACCACGTAACAGTCCGTGAAGTCCCTACTGGGTTTTGCCTTCACAGTGAAATCGAAACGGGTCGTCCGTCCCTCCTGCAAGATGTGCCCTATCGGTCGGTTGATTTCCAGGAAGCCATCCGCATAGCTACTCGCCTCATCAAAGAAATAAGATCCCGCGACCACGCTCTCAATAGAGAAGCCGAGGTCGACCACGCAGTGCGAGTTATTGAGCGCCAATACTTCCAGCCGTTCCTCAACATCAAAAGGGCTGGGAATCATAAGCCGATGCTGGGCTCTTGTACTGAAACAAAAAGCCGTCCCTAGCAACAGGGAGACGACGAAACGCAGGACCTGCCGAAGTGGCAGTCCACAGGGGCATGTAGACATAGATTTCTCTCCTCGGGTTGGGGTTTCGGAGAATTAGGGGTGGATCTATGAAGCTACAAATTTCCCAGTAAATCGCAAGACACTTGCTCCAATCGGTAAATTTTACCTTCTAAAAACAAAAAAGGCGAAGAAGCAGTACTGCCTCTTCGCCTCTATTAGGAGGGCGGAAAAATTGTTAGCTGAAACAGACTACTTCTTGGCCATCAGACCGCCAAGGATGGAAAGAAATTCGTCCATCTGAGGTTCAGTCCCGATACTGACACGAGCCCACTCCGCATACTTCGCTTCCGGAGCGCCTGAAACGCGGGAACCGCTGATCAGGATTCCGTTTTCGGACATAGTGTCGCGAAGAAGCTGTTGGTCGATTCCGGAGTGGAAGTAAACAAAAGCGCCGTCTGGCTGGGCATATTCGATACCCATCTCGTCGAAGGCATCGGTAACATGCTTACGCACGTCCTTGTACTTCTGAACGTTGGCAGCCAAATGTTCGGTATCCTTGAGAGCCTCGCACGCAGCAATCGCGGAGATGTAGCTCGGAGCGCCCATGTAGAATGGCTTGATTGTGTCGAGCACCTCAGGATTAGCTATTCCATAACCGATGCGGAAGCCCGCTAGTCCGTAGCCCTTTGAGAAGGTACGAGTCACCATCATGTTCTTGCGAAGCTTGGTGAGCGGAGCGCAAGTCGCCATAGCGAAACTCGAATTCGTAAGCTCAAGGTAAGCCTCGTCTACGAAAACCAGGATGTCTTGAGGCACCGACATGACAAACTTCTTGAGCTCAACCGAATCCGCCAAAACGCCGGTTGGGTTGTTTGGGTTACAGATATAGACGATTTTAGTATTTTCGTCGATAGCATCACCCAAGGCCTTGAAATCATACCCCATGTCCTCGCTCAAAGGAGCGAACTTCACATCACCACCACGCTCCTCAAACTTACGGATAAGCTGAGTGTAACCCATCTCAGTGGTAACGACGTTCACGCCTGGCTCCGCGTAAGCAAGAGCAGTCATCATGAGTAGAGGGCCAGAACCCGCAGTTGTCAGGATGTAGCTTTCAGGTACTCCTTCCTTCTTCGCGCAAAGCTCTACCAACTCCCCAACGTTGTTACGGTTGTAGTAGCTACCACCATCAAGAGCCTTGATCATCTCGGCCTTGGCTTTCGGAGTGTATCCAAAAGCGTTCTCATTACTGCTCAGCCTGATAGGACTGTCTTCCAGAGTGGGAGCTGGCTCTCCAATAAGCGAGCTAGTCAAAAGCGCGCTGGCTACTGCCATTGGAGCGAGCCAACGACACTTCCGCAAAACTGCGGGATTAGACATCTTTTTCATGGATTAAATGCGGGACCGAAATTCTGTCAGGAAATTTCTAATACAAACGATCCGAGGCAACTACATGCGCAAAGCCGCTTGTTCGATACGGAGCAAGTAATCTGCTACGTAATCCTTCGGATCGATCTGTTGAGCTTCGCGCAAGTACTTGGCCGCAGCAGCGTAGTCGCGTTTACCCACGTTCAATTGAGCGAGAGCGAGGAAGGCCTGATGGGCGTAGTCATCAATCTTGGAAGCGTTTTCGGCGTAGTATTCAGCCTTGGCCATATCGCCGCGCTTTTTCTCGAGCTCGCTAAGCGAGAGTAATGCCCCTCCATTGAGTGGGTCTTTCTCAACCAGGGTCGCGAGGAAACCGGCCGCGCCATCGATATCGTCTTCACTCATCGCGATACGAGCCTTCACGTTCAAAAGACTAGATTCCTGAGCAGAAGTCAGCTTGTCTCCTAGAGTAGACTCTAGCTTTGAAAGTAATGTCTCCGCACTGGAAATCTTGTCCATGAAGATCAAAGAATTCGCGATCTCGATAATGCGCCCGGCGCGTGCCCCACCCTTGTCCATCGCGGCGATGTAGCTTTCGACCGCGGGCTCAACAAGACCTTGGTTAACGAGTAAGTCACCTAGAAGTCCGAGAGTAGAACCATCTGCCTTCCCCATGTCCTTGACTACCGTCAAGTTGGCGGCGGCCTTAGCAGTTTCGTCAGTGAGGAGGAACTGGTTGGACTGCAGCTTCCACCAATCGGCATTGGTCGGTTCTGCCTTGATGAATTCATAGAGGAGACCGATGGCTTCCTGAGGACGCTCCAGAGCAATAAGACACTGCAGTTGGCCCAATTTCCAGTCTCGGCTGTCAGGATCGAGCATGATCGCTACGCGGTAAGCATCCAAGGCAGTCGCGGGACGATCCATATTCAGATAGCAGTATCCAATCAATCCATACATCGATCCGTCGGCAGCCTTGATTTCAAGCGACTTTTGCAGGCCCTTCAAAGCGTTCGCAAAATCATTGTTCGCAACATAGGCACGGCCGAGGTTGTAGTAGGCCTGCGCATAGTTGGGAAATTTCTTAACCGCAGTCGCGTAAGACTCGATCGCGCTATCTACGTCTCCTTCTTGATAGTAAAGATTTCCAAGGATGAAATCAAAAGCCGCACTGCTTTCCGCATTGATCGATTGAGAGATCTTTACGATCGCTGCGGCTGGGTCAGTGCCGATCAGAGGAACCACCTCGTCAAACAAGCCCTTTTCAGTGGCGGTGATGTTGGGATTCGTAGAGGACTCCGCTACATAGCTTTCCGCGAAGCGAGCACGGAACTCAGGATTATCGAAAGACTGCTCGGTAAGCTCATAGACTTGAGCGAAGCTACAGTGAGCGACGATAGTCGCAGCAGCGATGGCTAGTTTCTTATTAAGGTTCTTCATGTTTAATTCTCCCATTTGACTGGGACTTGGAAATAGACTCGTGCAGATACTGGCTTACCTGCCACTGTTGGTTTTGTGTAAACGATGGACTCGAAATAATCTCGGAAGAAACGTTCGTATTCATCGTCGATCACTTGGTTCACCTTGCTGATGGTAACGGAGCCATCAGGGTTGATAGTACCCACCATATCGATCATGCCGGATTTCTTCTCACGTTTCATGCGCGGAGAGAAGTTGATCATAGGCGTACGAGTTTTGCGGGGAGCTTCGTCCAAATCGCTGATCTCGAACAAGCTAATCTGCTCCATGGTCTCAGAAGCGCTTACTCCTACCTCACCCAGAGAGAAACCTCCTGCGAGGGCATCCCCAACACCTGGGTTTAAGGCCATGTTAAGCTGCGAGAGCGACAACTGTGGTGGAGGTGGTTGCATCTCCGGTGGAGGATCGCTCTCCGGCGGTGGCTCCGGAGGAGGAGGCTCCGGCGGAGTAAATGCTGGCGGTGGTACAGTCACATCGAACTCGCGCACTTGGAGATCCGCCTTCTTCAACCCAGCAAGAAACTGAGTGAAGGGCAACATAGCAAACATAGCGAAAACCGCTAGGGCTGCCAAACCGCCGGACCCCAAGGGCAACTTCTTGAGAACTGGCCCCTCGTATATTTTGTATTTAGCTGCCATAGGACTTACCTAGTTAACCTACACTCAGCCTTCGGTAGCCAAATTAATGGTATCCGCACCAGCCAGCTTACACTCGTCGTGGACTCGAGTGTACAGGTCGATCGAAGCGGATTTATCCGCTTGGATGATTACTGGCATTTGGTCTTTGGATACAAGCTGGCGCACGATGGATCGCACTCCAGACAGGCCCACTTCCTTGCCACCATAAACGATCTTACCGTTATCAGTGATAGCGATCAGGATGCTATTCTTTTCGAGATCCGATGCGGATGCAGCTTGCGGCTTGTTAACTTCAACCCCTGTTTCTTCTACGAACACCGTTGTTACGATGAAGAAGATCAGTAGGATAAATACCATGTCGATCAGCGGGGAGATGTTGATCTCATCGCTTTCAGCTTCGCCTTCTAGAAGGGAACGTCTTGATTTCATAAAGCTTTAACTTGCTAAATTTTGTTTCTCTAACTTGAGGATCGTTAGGATCTCCATCCGAGTGAAAAACGAGTCGAGCTCGCCGATCTGTTTCTTAACCACTGTCATCATCACGTAGGCTGGAATAGCTAGAACCAAACCGGTTTGAGTCGTGATCAATGCCTCGGAAATACCCCCAGCAACCAGGTCGATCGTATTACCGCCAGTGCTGACCGAAAGGCCGAAGAAGGTACCCAGCATTCCGATAACTGTTCCTAGAAGGCCTGTCAGCGGAGCAGCTCCCACAAGGATATTGCAAAAATACAAACGCCGTTGCAGCAGCGGCAGATGGGCAACCCGCAGCTCCTCGAAACGTGCCCGAGCACTGTCTAGATCGTTTTTTCCACCTTGGGTGAACTCGATCATCTCCCCAACTTCGCCCTCCGCGTCACTTGGCACATCGATCCAGTGACCAAGCTCGTTGGAATCCATCTGATAGAAGGAATTCTTCTTCATATGAAGATAGAGCTCAAAAATGGCGAAGTATATCACCGCTCCCAGCATGGCGAGCGGGATCATAAGCCACCCACCCGCAGCCCAGAGCGTTAACGTTTCATGGATGATACCTTCGTCCATGTTAGGAAATGGTCTTGATGCCGTTAATGAAGCTGATCGACATCTTTTCCATACGAGCGATGTACCCCTTCGCCTTGCGAGAAAGGATTGCGTAGAGCAACAACGCCGGGATGGCCACGATCAAACCAAATTCAGTTGTAATCAAAGCTTCGGAGATACCACCAGAGAGGGATTTTGCATCACCTGTACCAAAAATCTTAATACGATTGAAGGTGTTGATCATACCAGTTACCGTACCGAGAAGCCCGAGAAGCGGAGCGACCGCAGCAGTTACAGATATAAATGGCAACAAACGCATAACCTTAGG
This genomic interval from Pelagicoccus albus contains the following:
- a CDS encoding ExbD/TolR family protein; the protein is MKSRRSLLEGEAESDEINISPLIDMVFILLIFFIVTTVFVEETGVEVNKPQAASASDLEKNSILIAITDNGKIVYGGKEVGLSGVRSIVRQLVSKDQMPVIIQADKSASIDLYTRVHDECKLAGADTINLATEG
- a CDS encoding substrate-binding domain-containing protein, whose amino-acid sequence is MNRDKMKADSFSKKRRRVMVGIQDWDERLFKGVARFAGEHGWDLDTRMRYSRHLPNLSHWKGDGIIANFRPGQSSENLDALLGRGDLSSVVLDSFDSFRCESPVGIDHFRVGAIGAEHLRDQGFSHLLYVADHSIAGEKERMEGFLDAADNCGAFVSVVAFDDLKASLDEFRKPLGVMAGSDLNALTVISTAVGLGYDVPSEISVLGVGNNEALCEFSEITLSSIDCALETLGYEAAARLDAEMRGHSTVGMPQFSERYRVVSRNSSDQSDRPDLFAWSTASHEKLTHSAIKGIRANA
- a CDS encoding Melibiase subfamily → MNSDLLLYGAMALAVVSSPLTSVSSKDFHDWATTPPMGWNSWDNFATTVTEAQTKQQADVMESKLKAHGWEYVVVDIQWYEPGAESHAYRSDAVLVMDEYGRLQPAVNRFPSSENGKGFKDLAAYVHGKGLKFGVHLMRGIPRQAVEKNLPVFGTDLHAKDIANTDSFCPWNPDMYGVDMSKPGSQEYYDSVFSLFAEWGVDYVKVDDISRPYHDHEAEIEAIREAIDKTGRPMVLSLSPGATALSAAEHAQKHANLWRISDDFWDRWLPVREQFTKLANWNEYRIPGSWPDADMLPFGVLELGKRSTRFTEDEQYTVMTLWSIARSPLMMGGDLAKLDDFTLDLLTNDEVLAVNQDSENNKPLFENDDLIAWVADVAGSGDKYLAVFNARDRVRLGAEHADYVSETLERGGDSEADIAVGISRGTKLFLTFDGILEGAQFDHGFWSEPTLHFEDGTTKPLTDLEWSLADSLWDSAKVRVDKSGTALGIQAQAPARIFYDLPDGVERFTAKGIVESWGSSELGEARFLVSVARDGNESVEPGIAVPVDLSLLDFEGTVTIRDLWKREDLGEVDGIFSPVIPFHGAGLFRISSGE
- a CDS encoding MotA/TolQ/ExbB proton channel family protein; the protein is MDEGIIHETLTLWAAGGWLMIPLAMLGAVIYFAIFELYLHMKKNSFYQMDSNELGHWIDVPSDAEGEVGEMIEFTQGGKNDLDSARARFEELRVAHLPLLQRRLYFCNILVGAAPLTGLLGTVIGMLGTFFGLSVSTGGNTIDLVAGGISEALITTQTGLVLAIPAYVMMTVVKKQIGELDSFFTRMEILTILKLEKQNLAS
- a CDS encoding tetratricopeptide repeat protein, translated to MKNLNKKLAIAAATIVAHCSFAQVYELTEQSFDNPEFRARFAESYVAESSTNPNITATEKGLFDEVVPLIGTDPAAAIVKISQSINAESSAAFDFILGNLYYQEGDVDSAIESYATAVKKFPNYAQAYYNLGRAYVANNDFANALKGLQKSLEIKAADGSMYGLIGYCYLNMDRPATALDAYRVAIMLDPDSRDWKLGQLQCLIALERPQEAIGLLYEFIKAEPTNADWWKLQSNQFLLTDETAKAAANLTVVKDMGKADGSTLGLLGDLLVNQGLVEPAVESYIAAMDKGGARAGRIIEIANSLIFMDKISSAETLLSKLESTLGDKLTSAQESSLLNVKARIAMSEDDIDGAAGFLATLVEKDPLNGGALLSLSELEKKRGDMAKAEYYAENASKIDDYAHQAFLALAQLNVGKRDYAAAAKYLREAQQIDPKDYVADYLLRIEQAALRM
- a CDS encoding LacI family DNA-binding transcriptional regulator; this encodes MPKKVESNEGSGDDRKATIYDLARISGYSSGTVSRVLNNRANVAQKTRDRILKAAKELNIRPQLSARMRQVAILTDPFSSDRLEGYTANLTSHLAFALSHRDIAVSFPANPMEDLPKMFLDGIIAINCVSNFGRFLAEMETRLPVVYMDKFDVSGHQYSVRSDHYDAGRKAADYLIARGKKKLAFFAQKTLPHEERLRGFRDGIESAGLTVDPFSMVLDDTSARLAAITRIAKSGADSIFIPGSSYQALEALHILTYVMGLKVPEDISIVGGENEGISAISSPPLTTIEEPLQEMAEGAVEMMDKLIAGSVVEEKVRTLPISLIERNSVSGT
- a CDS encoding pyridoxal phosphate-dependent aminotransferase, producing MSNPAVLRKCRWLAPMAVASALLTSSLIGEPAPTLEDSPIRLSSNENAFGYTPKAKAEMIKALDGGSYYNRNNVGELVELCAKKEGVPESYILTTAGSGPLLMMTALAYAEPGVNVVTTEMGYTQLIRKFEERGGDVKFAPLSEDMGYDFKALGDAIDENTKIVYICNPNNPTGVLADSVELKKFVMSVPQDILVFVDEAYLELTNSSFAMATCAPLTKLRKNMMVTRTFSKGYGLAGFRIGYGIANPEVLDTIKPFYMGAPSYISAIAACEALKDTEHLAANVQKYKDVRKHVTDAFDEMGIEYAQPDGAFVYFHSGIDQQLLRDTMSENGILISGSRVSGAPEAKYAEWARVSIGTEPQMDEFLSILGGLMAKK